In Deltaproteobacteria bacterium, a genomic segment contains:
- a CDS encoding aspartate kinase — protein sequence MLIVQKYGGTSVANLDRIRAVAERCLRVQREGHDVAVVVSAMAGETNRLLQLASHFHPDPNDREVDVIVSTGEQISCALVALAIRSLGGNAQSFLGYQVRIQTDSAHARARIRSIDPEPFRAAFAKGRIAVIAGFQGIDEYGDITTLGRGGSDTTGVAIAAALGADVCEILTDVEGVYTADPRIVPTARKIDRISYEEMLELSSAGAKVLQIRSVEMGMKYNVPIHVRSSFTDAPGTFVVPEEEFMEHVVVAGVTVNRDEAKITVRGVPDHPGVANRIFSPLAREGIVVDMIIQNVSDSGHTDMTFTVPKGDRQRALDILRAECGDLCGDGAGLAWDDDIAKVSVVGVGMRSHAGVAQKMFELLAKENINIQMISTSEIKISVVISARYAELALRALHDGFDLHKPIEERQQLA from the coding sequence GTGCTGATCGTTCAGAAATACGGCGGTACGTCGGTCGCCAACCTCGATCGGATTCGCGCGGTCGCCGAAAGGTGCTTGCGCGTGCAACGAGAAGGTCACGACGTGGCGGTCGTCGTGTCGGCGATGGCGGGAGAAACCAACCGGCTACTTCAGCTCGCGTCGCATTTCCATCCCGACCCGAACGATCGCGAAGTCGACGTGATCGTGTCGACCGGCGAGCAGATCAGCTGCGCGCTCGTCGCGCTGGCGATTCGGTCGCTCGGGGGCAACGCGCAGTCGTTCCTCGGCTACCAGGTTCGCATCCAGACCGACAGCGCGCACGCTCGGGCGCGGATTCGGTCGATCGATCCCGAGCCGTTCCGCGCGGCGTTCGCCAAGGGGCGTATCGCGGTGATCGCCGGCTTTCAGGGCATCGACGAGTACGGCGACATCACCACGCTCGGCCGCGGTGGCTCGGACACGACCGGCGTCGCCATCGCGGCGGCTCTCGGCGCCGACGTGTGCGAGATCCTCACGGACGTCGAAGGCGTCTACACCGCCGATCCGCGGATCGTGCCGACCGCCCGCAAGATCGACCGCATCAGCTACGAGGAAATGCTCGAACTGTCGTCAGCCGGCGCCAAGGTGCTGCAAATCCGATCGGTCGAGATGGGCATGAAATACAACGTGCCGATCCACGTTCGCAGTAGCTTCACCGACGCGCCGGGGACGTTCGTCGTGCCGGAGGAGGAGTTCATGGAACACGTCGTCGTCGCCGGGGTCACCGTCAACCGCGACGAGGCCAAGATCACCGTGCGGGGCGTGCCGGACCACCCAGGCGTCGCCAACCGCATCTTTTCGCCGCTCGCGCGCGAGGGGATCGTGGTCGACATGATCATCCAGAACGTGTCCGACAGCGGCCATACGGACATGACGTTCACCGTGCCCAAGGGCGATCGCCAGCGCGCGCTCGACATCCTGCGGGCCGAGTGTGGCGATCTGTGCGGCGACGGCGCCGGGCTCGCGTGGGACGACGACATCGCCAAGGTGTCCGTGGTCGGCGTCGGCATGCGGTCGCACGCCGGTGTCGCGCAAAAGATGTTCGAGCTGCTCGCCAAAGAGAACATCAACATCCAGATGATCTCGACTTCCGAGATCAAGATCTCGGTCGTGATCTCGGCGCGCTATGCCGAGTTGGCGCTGCGGGCGCTCCACGACGGCTTCGACCTGCACAAGCCGATCGAGGAACGCCAGCAGCTCGCGTGA
- a CDS encoding pentapeptide repeat-containing protein, with protein MVPRWLGTQLHRGAQSQVSWSWHRLNSAQRLFVTLAGVGAQAATRKTQRLAKLDLNHANLVGARLTRIDLSDAILRGANLAAADLRKTMLRYATLQGAWCIRANFSWTEAGDVDARTANFDEADLTEAVFDDAKLHRASFRNAIMNRAELNRAVLDDARLCGALLESAELREASLVRADLSGAILWLADLRGADLRGATLAGADLRAADLTGAHLDGADLDGARFGDDAVGDDGSPLRSALSVREPHPAPAAADLTAARWRRIYVGDREVTRGEDGA; from the coding sequence GTGGTTCCGCGCTGGCTCGGCACTCAACTGCATCGCGGCGCGCAATCGCAAGTGAGCTGGAGCTGGCACAGGCTCAACTCCGCGCAGCGGCTGTTCGTCACGCTCGCCGGCGTCGGCGCACAGGCCGCCACGCGCAAGACGCAGCGCCTGGCCAAACTCGACCTGAATCACGCCAACCTGGTCGGCGCTCGCCTCACGCGCATCGATTTGTCCGACGCGATCCTGCGCGGCGCGAATTTGGCGGCAGCGGATCTGCGCAAGACGATGCTGCGCTACGCGACCCTTCAGGGCGCCTGGTGCATTCGCGCCAACTTCAGCTGGACCGAAGCCGGCGACGTGGATGCGCGCACCGCGAACTTCGACGAAGCCGACCTCACGGAAGCGGTGTTCGACGACGCCAAACTGCACCGCGCATCGTTCCGCAACGCCATCATGAACCGCGCCGAACTCAACCGCGCGGTGCTCGACGACGCGCGCCTGTGCGGTGCGCTCCTCGAGAGCGCCGAGCTGCGGGAAGCGAGTCTGGTCCGCGCCGACTTATCGGGTGCCATCCTGTGGCTGGCGGACCTGCGCGGCGCGGACCTGCGCGGCGCGACGCTCGCGGGCGCCGACCTGCGCGCGGCGGATCTCACCGGCGCTCACCTCGACGGCGCCGATCTCGACGGGGCGCGGTTCGGCGACGACGCCGTCGGCGACGACGGCAGCCCGCTGCGATCGGCCCTGTCGGTGCGCGAGCCGCACCCGGCGCCGGCGGCCGCCGACCTCACCGCCGCGCGCTGGCGCCGCATCTACGTCGGCGACCGCGAAGTCACGCGCGGCGAGGACGGGGCGTGA
- a CDS encoding aconitate hydratase, which translates to MVREPSPGEIAVTEAELTAIRNLYARFPERVAHARERFGRPVTLAEKIIAAHLTPVDQPWERGDSYLDLAPDRVAMQDATAQMALLQFMNAGRDKVAVPTTVHCDHLVRAQNGAKDDLLRALDENHEVYEFLATVSQRYGIGFWKPGAGIIHQVVLENYAFPGALIIGTDSHTPNGGGLGMLAIGVGGADAVDVMAGMPWEVKAPKLVGVHLTGELRGWTAPKDVILKLLGILTVAGGTNKIIEYFGEGTRSISCTGKATITNMGAELGATTSVFPYDERMEAYLRATRREAVADLANQYAEHLRADPEVERDPERYYDEVIEIDLSTLEPHLVGPHTPDLARPISKMKEAVAAEGYPDDIRVALIGSCTNSSYEDIGRSAHIARQAKAAGLTAKTPFLVTPGSDQIDATIRRDGLMDELQAVGGTVLANACGPCIGQWRRLDAKEGEQNTIVTSYNRNFRGRNDGNKTTLAFIGSPEIVTALAFAGKLSFDPTREALPAPDGGQVVFEAPEAPELPPQGFVFEESGFVPPPADGSQVVVKVDPASDRLQLLEPFPPWDGNDFIELPLLLKAKGKCTTDHISPAGKWLKYRGHLDNISNNMFSGAVNAFTGETGRTKNLLTGEYGAVHEVARAYKAAGKRWVVVGDSNYGEGSSREHAAMSPRHLGAAAVIVRSFARIHETNLKKQGVLPLTFVDPADYDKVQEDDRVSVLGLAGLAPDKPVEVELVHADGTRDRFETRHTLSAEQIEWFRAGSALNCIAARNRK; encoded by the coding sequence ATGGTTCGCGAACCGTCGCCAGGAGAAATCGCCGTGACCGAAGCCGAGCTGACCGCAATTCGCAATCTTTACGCCCGTTTCCCCGAGCGCGTGGCCCACGCCCGCGAGCGCTTCGGGCGCCCGGTGACCCTCGCGGAAAAGATCATCGCGGCCCACCTCACGCCCGTCGACCAGCCGTGGGAGCGCGGCGACAGCTACCTGGACCTGGCCCCGGATCGGGTGGCCATGCAGGACGCCACCGCGCAGATGGCGCTTTTGCAGTTCATGAACGCCGGCCGCGACAAGGTCGCGGTGCCGACCACCGTCCACTGCGACCACCTGGTCCGCGCGCAAAACGGCGCCAAGGACGACCTGCTGCGCGCGCTCGACGAAAACCACGAGGTCTACGAGTTTCTCGCGACCGTGTCGCAGCGCTACGGCATCGGCTTCTGGAAGCCGGGCGCCGGCATCATCCACCAGGTCGTGCTCGAAAACTACGCGTTCCCCGGCGCCCTCATCATCGGCACCGACTCGCACACCCCCAACGGCGGCGGCCTGGGCATGCTCGCGATCGGCGTCGGCGGCGCGGACGCGGTCGACGTGATGGCCGGCATGCCGTGGGAGGTCAAGGCGCCGAAGCTCGTCGGCGTCCACCTCACCGGGGAGCTGCGAGGGTGGACGGCGCCCAAGGACGTCATCCTCAAGCTGCTCGGCATCCTGACCGTTGCGGGCGGGACGAACAAGATCATTGAGTATTTCGGCGAGGGCACCCGGTCGATCAGCTGCACCGGCAAGGCGACCATCACGAACATGGGCGCCGAACTCGGCGCGACCACCTCGGTGTTTCCGTACGACGAGCGGATGGAGGCGTACCTGCGCGCGACCCGCCGCGAAGCAGTCGCCGACCTCGCCAACCAGTACGCCGAGCACCTGCGCGCCGACCCGGAGGTCGAGCGCGATCCGGAGCGCTACTACGACGAGGTCATCGAGATCGACCTGTCGACCCTCGAACCGCACCTGGTCGGCCCGCACACGCCCGACCTGGCCCGGCCGATCTCGAAGATGAAGGAGGCGGTGGCCGCCGAGGGCTACCCCGACGACATCCGCGTCGCGCTGATCGGCAGCTGCACGAACTCGTCGTACGAGGACATCGGCCGGTCGGCGCACATCGCGCGCCAGGCCAAGGCGGCGGGTCTCACGGCCAAGACGCCATTTCTGGTGACGCCGGGATCGGACCAGATCGACGCGACGATCCGGCGCGACGGCCTGATGGACGAGTTGCAAGCGGTCGGCGGCACCGTGTTGGCCAACGCGTGCGGGCCGTGCATCGGCCAGTGGCGCCGACTCGACGCCAAAGAGGGCGAGCAGAACACGATCGTCACGTCGTACAACCGCAACTTCCGCGGCCGCAACGACGGCAACAAGACGACGCTGGCGTTCATCGGCAGCCCCGAGATCGTCACCGCGCTCGCGTTCGCCGGCAAGCTCAGCTTCGACCCGACGCGCGAGGCGCTGCCGGCGCCCGACGGCGGCCAAGTCGTGTTCGAGGCGCCCGAGGCCCCCGAGTTGCCCCCGCAAGGGTTCGTGTTCGAAGAGAGCGGCTTCGTGCCGCCGCCGGCCGACGGCAGCCAGGTCGTCGTCAAGGTCGACCCGGCCAGCGATCGCTTGCAACTGCTCGAGCCGTTCCCGCCGTGGGACGGCAACGACTTCATCGAGCTGCCCCTGCTGCTCAAGGCGAAGGGGAAGTGCACGACCGACCACATCTCGCCGGCCGGCAAGTGGCTCAAGTACCGCGGCCACCTCGACAACATCTCGAACAACATGTTCTCCGGCGCGGTCAACGCGTTCACCGGCGAGACCGGCCGCACCAAGAACCTACTCACCGGCGAGTATGGGGCGGTCCACGAGGTCGCGCGCGCCTACAAGGCCGCCGGCAAACGCTGGGTGGTCGTGGGAGACTCGAACTACGGCGAAGGATCCAGCCGCGAACACGCGGCGATGTCGCCGCGTCACCTCGGCGCGGCCGCCGTCATCGTGCGCAGCTTCGCGCGCATCCACGAGACGAACCTCAAGAAGCAGGGCGTCCTGCCGCTGACCTTCGTCGACCCGGCCGACTACGACAAGGTGCAGGAGGACGATCGCGTCAGCGTGCTCGGCCTCGCGGGCCTCGCACCGGACAAGCCGGTCGAGGTCGAGTTGGTCCACGCCGACGGTACCCGGGATCGGTTCGAGACCCGACACACCCTCTCGGCCGAACAGATCGAGTGGTTCCGCGCTGGCTCGGCACTCAACTGCATCGCGGCGCGCAATCGCAAGTGA